Below is a genomic region from Streptomyces sp. RPA4-2.
AACGGCGGTTGTCGATCTCCACCTTGACGGCCGCGTAGGTGTCGGTCGTCGACCCCGGGTCGATGCCGTCCTCCTGCAGATAGCCGCGTACCCGCTCGCCGCCCTGCCAGGCCGCCGCGTACTGCCCGCGCACGGTGTGCTCGCCCAGGTTCTCCGGGAGCCTGACCGACTTGAGGACCTTCAGCTTCTCCGTCAGCAGCGACTCGACGTCGAAGGCGAGGGGCTCCTCCATCGCGGTCAGCGCCATCAGCTGGAGCAGATGGTTCTGGATGACGTCACGGGCCGAGCCGATGCCGTCGTAGTAGCCCGCCCGGCCGCCGATACCGATGTCCTCGGCCATGGTGATCTGTACGTGGTCGACGTACGACCGGTTCCAGATCGGCTCGTACATCTGATTGGCGAAGCGGAGCGCCAGAATGTTCTGGACGGTCTCCTTACCGAGGTAGTGGTCGATGCGGAACACCTGCTCCGGGTCGAACACCTCGTGCACGATCGCGTTCAGCTCCCGCGCGCTGGCCAGGTCGTGCCCGAACGGCTTTTCGATGATCGCGCGTCGCCAGGAACCCTCCGGCGCGTCCGCCAGCCCGTGCTTCTTCAGCTGCTGGACGACCTTGGGGAAGAACTTCGGCGGGACCGAGAGATAGAAGGCGTAGTTGCCGCTCGTGCCCCGGGAGGCGTCCAGCTCCTGCACGGCCTCGCGCAGCTGCTTGAACGCGCTGTCGTCGTCGAAGTCGCCCGGGATGAACCGCATGCCCTCGGCGAGCTGCTGCCAGACCTCCTCACGGAACTCCGTCCGCGCGTGCTCACGCACCGAGTCGTGCACCACCTGGGCGAAGTCCTGGTCCTCCCACTCGCGCCGGGCGAACCCGAGGAGCGAGAAACCCGGCGGCAGCAGACCCCGGTTGGCGAGGTCGTACACGGCCGGCATCAGCTTCTTGCGGGAGAGGTCACCGGTGACACCGAAGATGACGAGACCGGAGGGGCCCGCGATACGCGGCAGACGGCGGTCGCGCGGGTCGCGCAGCGGGTTGTCCCAGTCCGGGTCGGCCTCCGAGGAGGCACTCGGCGCGGCGGACGCGGGCTTCACAGCGCGCGGTTCCACGGCCTGGTCACCGGATCCCTCCGGCGTGGCGGCCGCATCCTGCGGGTCACCGTCGGGAAGCGCTTCACTGTTGGTCATTCCCCCTCGACTCCCTTGCCGCTCAGCGAGACCTTCACCGCGTCGAGCAGATCGCCCCACGCGGCCTCGAACTTGGCGACGCCCTCGTCCTCCAGCTGCTTGACGACCTCGTCGTAGGAGATCCCGAGCCGCTCGACGGCCGCGAGGTCGGCGCGCGCCTGGGCGTAGCCACCGCTCACCGCGTCGCCGTGGATGTCACCGTGGTCGGCGGTGGCGTCGAGCGTCGCCTCCGGCATGGTGTTGACCGTGCCCGGCGCGACCAGCTCGTCGACGTACAGCGTGTCCTTGTACGCCGGGTCCTTGACGCCGGTCGAGGCCCACAGGGGGCGCTGCTTGTTGGCGCCCGCCGTGGCCAGGGCGGTCCAGCGGGACGCGCCGAAGACGTCCTCGTAGGCCTCGTACGCGAGACGCGCGTTGGCCAGCGCCGCCCTGCCCTTGAGGGCCAGCGCCTCGTCCGTGCCGACCTTCGCCAGCCGCTTGTCGATCTCGCTGTCGACACGGGAGACGAAGAAGGAGGCGACGGAGTGGACGGTGGCGAGGTCGACGCCGGAGGCCTGGGCCTTCTCCAGCCCGGCCAGGTAGGCGTCCATGACCTGGCGGTAGCGCTCCAGCGAGAAGATCAGCGTGACGTTGACGCTGATACCGAGGCCGACGACCTCGGTGATCGCCGGGAGACCCGCCTCGGTCGCCGGGATCTTGATCATCACGTTCGGGCGGTCCACCAGCCAGGCCAGCTGCTTGGCCTCGGCGACGGTCGCGGCGGTGTGGTGGGCCAGGCGCGGGTCGACCTCGATCGAGACCCGGCCGTCCCGGCCGCCGGTCGCGTCGTAGACCGGGCGCAGGATGTCGGCGGCGGCGCGGACGTCCGCCGTGGTCATCATCCGGACGGCCTCGTCGACCGTCACACCGCGCACGGCGAGCTCGGCCAGCTGCTCCTCGTAGCCCTCGCCCGAGCCGATGGCGGCCTGGAAGATGGAGGGGTTGGTGGTGACGCCCACCACGTGCTTGGTCGCGACGAGTTCGGCGAGATTGCCGGACGCGATGCGCTTGCGGGAGAGGTCGTCCAGCCAGATGGAGACGCCTTCGTCGGAGAGGCGCTTCAGGTTTACCGCGGTCGCGGCTGCTTCGGTCACAGTGATCATCTTCCTTGGTGCGATCGGATCAACCGCGGGCGGCGGCGAGGGATTCCCGCGCGGCGGCGGCGATGTTCTCGGCGGTGAAGCCGAACTCGGCGAACAGGGTCTTGGCGTCGGCGGAGGCACCGAAGTGCTCCAGCGAGACAATGCGTCCGTGGTCACCGACGTAGCGGTACCAGGTCAGGCCGATGCCCGCCTCGACCGCCACGCGGGCCTTCACGGACGGCGGAAGCACGCTCTGCCGGTACTCGGCCGACTGCTCCTCGAACCACTCGACGGACGGCATCGACACGACCCGGGTGCCGACCCCCTCGGCCTCCAGCAGCTCGCGCGCCTCCACCGCGAGGTGCACCTCGGAACCGGTGGCGACGAGAACCACGTCCGGCGTGCCGGCGGACGCCTCACGCAGCACGTAACCGCCCTTCGCGGCCTCGGCGTTGACCTCGTAGGTGGGCACGCCCTGACGGGTGAGCGCCAGACCGTGCGGGGCCGGGTTCGTGGCGTGCCGGCGGAGGATCTCGGCCCAGGCGACCGTCGTCTCGTTGGCGTCGGCCGGGCGCACGATGTTCAGACCCGGGATCGCGCGCAGCGAGGCGAGGTGCTCGACCGGCTGGTGGGTGGGGCCGTCCTCGCCGAGCCCGATCGAGTCATGGGTCCATACGTAGGTGACGGGCAGCTGCATCAGCGCGGACAGCCGGACGGCGTTGCGCATGTAGTCGGAGAAGACCAGGAAGGTGCCGCCGTAGATGCGGGTGTTGCCGTGCAGCGCGATGCCGTTCATCTCCGCGGCCATCGAGTGCTCACGGATACCGAAGTGGACGGTACGGCCGTACGGGTCGGCCTCCGGCAGCGGATTGCCCACCGGCAGGAAGGAGGAGGTCTTGTCGATGGTGGTGTTGTTCGAGCCCGCCAGGTCGGCCGAGCCGCCCCACAGCTCGGGGAGCACACCACCGAGCGCCTGCAGGACCTTGCCGGACGCGGCACGGGTCGCGACGGAGGTACCGGGCTCGAACACCGGCAGCGCGGCCTCCCAGCCCTCGGGCAGCTGGCCGGCGACCACGCGGTCGAAGAGCTTCGCGCGCTCGGGCTGCGCGGTGCGCCACTCCGCGATCCGCTTGTCCCAGACGGCGTGCGCCTCGGCACCCCGGTCGAGGGCGGCCCGCGCGTGCGCCAGTACGTCGGCGTCGACCTGGAAGGACCGCTCGGGGTCGAAGCCCAGCATCCGCTTGGTGGCGGCGATCTCGTCGGCGCCGAGCGCGGAGCCGTGGGAGGCCTCGGTGTTCCGCGCGTTCGGGGCCGGCCACGCGATGATCGTGCGCATCGCGATGATCGAGGGACGCCCGGTCTCGGCCCGTGCCGTCCGCAGCGCCGTGTGGAGCGCGTGGACGTCGATGTCGCCGTCCGCGGTGGGCTCGATCCGCTGCACGTGCCAGCCGTACGCCTCGTAGCGGCCCAGGACGTCCTCGGAGAAGGCCGTCGCGGTGTCGCCCTCGATGGAGATGTGGTTGTCGTCGTAGAGGAAGACGAGGTTGCCGAGCTTCTGGTGGCCCGCGAGCGAGGAGGCCTCGGCGGAGATGCCCTCCTCCAGGTCGCCGTCCGAGACGATCGCCCAGATGGTGTGGTCGAAGGGGGACTCGCCCTGAGGGGTCTCGGGGTCGAACAGACCGCGCTCGTAGCGGGCGGCCATCGCCATGCCCACGGCGTTGGCGACACCCTGGCCGAGCGGACCGGTTGTCGTCTCGACGCCCGCGGTGTGCCCGTACTCCGGGTGGCCCGGCGTCTTCGAGCCGTGGGTCCTGAACGCCTTGAGGTCGTCCAGTTCCAGTTCGTAACCGGAGAGGAAGAGCTGGGTGTAAAGGGTCAGCGAGGTGTGGCCCGGGGAGAGGACGAAGCGGTCGCGGCCGGTCCACTCAGGGTCGGCGGGGTCGTGCCTCATCACCTTCTGAAAGATCGTGTACGCGGCCGGGGCCAGGCTCATCGCGGTGCCGGGGTGGCCGTTGCCGACCTGCTGCACGGCGTCCGCCGCCAGGAGACGAGCGGTGTCGACGGCACGCCGGTCGAGTTCGTTCCACTCGAGACCGCCGGGGGAACGGTCCGGTGTCTGGGTGCTCTGCTGCGCGCTCATCTTCAAGAAGTCCTCGTGGGAAGCGTCTTAACTGCTCGGACGCGTTCAAACTTAAAAGTCTGACTTTTGCCGGGAAAGGTGCCCCTGTGTCAGCCTTCGGTGAAAGTGGGACACGCAGTGCCGCACCGAGACGACGCGAGAAGGACATGGCAGACAGAACCACCCAAGGCGGTGCCGGGGGCGAGGAGGCCCAGGACGGGATCAGGACCTTCCCCTTCCCCACCGACCTGAGCCTCTCCGGCGTCGGCATGCAGATCGGCGCGATGGGGACGGGCCACACCTGGCACGTGGACGCGCCCCTGGAGCGCGTGCACCGCATCGACTTCCACGTCGTGATGCTGTTCCACGAGGGCCCGGTCCGGCACATGATCGACTTCGCCGAGTACGAGGTCGCCGCGGGCGACATCCTGTGGATCCGCCCCGGCCAGGTGCACCGCTTCTCCCGCACCGACCGCTACCGCGGCACCGTCCTGACCATGCAGCCCGGCTTCCTGCCGAGGGCGACCGTCGAGGCGACCGGCCTCTACCGCTACGACCTGCCCCCCATGCTGCGTCCCGACCCCGAGCGGCTCGCCGCCCTGGAACACGCGCTGGCCCAGCTGGAGCGCGAGTACGTCGACACGACCACGCTGCCGCTCAGCCTGCACACCGCGGTGCTGCGGCACTCCCTCACCGCGTTCCTGCTCCGCCTCTCCCACCTCGCGGCCAGCTCCGCAGAGGCCGACCGCGAACGCACCGACACCACCTTCACCCGCTTCCGGGACGCGGTCGAGAAGGGCTTCGCCACCAACCACAGCGTCAGCGCGTACGCCGACGCCCTCGGCTACTCCCGCCGCACCCTGGTGCGCGCGGTGCGCGCCGCCACCGGGCAGACCCCGAAGGGCTTCATCGACAAGCGGGTGATCCTGGAGGCCAAGCGTCTGCTGGCGCACACCGGGATGCCCATCGGCCGCATCGGCGTCGCCGTGGGCTTCCCGGACTCCGCGAACTTCTCGAAGTTCTTCCACCAGCACACGGGGACGACCCCGGTGGTGTTCCGGGCGGAGCTGAGCTGAGCCGACCGAGGGGGCGGGCCGTGCGGCCCGCCTCCTCGGCGTCAGTTCACCGTACGCGGCTGGCCCGCGCCGTCAGTGGCCGAAGTCGAACCAGTTGACGTTCACGAAGTCGGCGGGCTGGCCGCTGGTGAAGGTCAGGTAGACGTCGTGGGTGCCGGTGACGCCGGTGATGTTGGCCGGGACCGTCCGCCAGCTCTGCCAGCCACCGGTGCCGCCCACCGCGAAGCTTCCGACGGGCGTGCTCGTACGGCTGTCGAGGCGCACCTCGACCAGGCCGCTGACGCCGCCCGCCGCACCGCTCGCGACCCGGGCGTAGAACTGCCTGGCCGCCGAGGAGCCGAAGTTGACACCCTTGTAGAGCGCCCAGTCACCGTTCGCCACCGAGCCGATGTCCTGGCCGCCGCCGGTGTCCGTGGTGGCCTCGGCGATGGTGCCGGACTGGCTGTCGTACGACTCGGCCTGGATGGCGCTGTAGGCGTCGCGGTTGCCGGTCGGGGGCGGCGTGGTACCGCTCCCACCGGCCTGCAGCACCTGGACGTAGTCCACCACCAGCGGGTGACCCGGCACCGTGCCGCCGTCGGGACCGCCGCCGAACGCGCCCGGGAAGCCGCCGCCCATCGCCACGTTCAGGATGACGAAGTAGCCGTGGTTGGTGGCGTTCGCCCAGGTCGCCGCGTCCACCTGGTTCGCCTTCACGGTGTGGAAGTTGACACCGTCGAGGTAGAAGCGGATCTCCTCGGGGCTCGTCGACCTGTCCCACTCCATCGCGTACGTGTGGAAGCCGGCCTGGCAGGTGGTGCCCGCGCAGGGGGTGTTGCCGCCGATGCCGCTCGTCTCGTTGCACGGGCCGCCCGGATTGGTGCCGCAGTGCATCGTGGCCCACTCGGTGTTGAGGCCCTGGACGTTCTCCATGATGTCCAGCTCGCCGACGCTCGGCCAGTTCTGGTAGTTGCCGCGATAGGGCGCGCCCAGCGCCCAGAAGGCGGGCCAGTAACCCTTGGCGGCGGCGCCGGTCACGTTCGGCATCTGGAGCCGCGACTCGACGCGCAGTTTGCCGCCGGCCGGCGGCTGGAAGTCGGTGCGGGTGGTCTCGATGCGGCCCGAGGTCCAGTTGCCCGCGGCGTCGCGGCGCGGGGTGATCAGCAGGTTGCCGTTGCCGTCCAGGGCGACGTTGTTGGTGCTGGAGGTCATCGTCTCGACCTCGCCGGTGCCCCAGTTGGCGGCGCCGCCGGGATAGCTGGTCCCGGTGTCGTACTGCCAGTTGGAGGTGTTGACGCCGGTTCCGGC
It encodes:
- the zwf gene encoding glucose-6-phosphate dehydrogenase produces the protein MTNSEALPDGDPQDAAATPEGSGDQAVEPRAVKPASAAPSASSEADPDWDNPLRDPRDRRLPRIAGPSGLVIFGVTGDLSRKKLMPAVYDLANRGLLPPGFSLLGFARREWEDQDFAQVVHDSVREHARTEFREEVWQQLAEGMRFIPGDFDDDSAFKQLREAVQELDASRGTSGNYAFYLSVPPKFFPKVVQQLKKHGLADAPEGSWRRAIIEKPFGHDLASARELNAIVHEVFDPEQVFRIDHYLGKETVQNILALRFANQMYEPIWNRSYVDHVQITMAEDIGIGGRAGYYDGIGSARDVIQNHLLQLMALTAMEEPLAFDVESLLTEKLKVLKSVRLPENLGEHTVRGQYAAAWQGGERVRGYLQEDGIDPGSTTDTYAAVKVEIDNRRWAGVPFYLRTGKRLGRRVTEIAVVFQRAPHSPFDSTATEELGQNAIVIRVQPDEGMTVRFGSKVPGTSMEIRDVSMDFAYGESFTESSPEAYERLILDVLLGDANLFPRHQEVEESWKILDPIEEHWETHGKPAQYPSGSWGPKEADEMLARDGRSWRRP
- the tal gene encoding transaldolase; this encodes MITVTEAAATAVNLKRLSDEGVSIWLDDLSRKRIASGNLAELVATKHVVGVTTNPSIFQAAIGSGEGYEEQLAELAVRGVTVDEAVRMMTTADVRAAADILRPVYDATGGRDGRVSIEVDPRLAHHTAATVAEAKQLAWLVDRPNVMIKIPATEAGLPAITEVVGLGISVNVTLIFSLERYRQVMDAYLAGLEKAQASGVDLATVHSVASFFVSRVDSEIDKRLAKVGTDEALALKGRAALANARLAYEAYEDVFGASRWTALATAGANKQRPLWASTGVKDPAYKDTLYVDELVAPGTVNTMPEATLDATADHGDIHGDAVSGGYAQARADLAAVERLGISYDEVVKQLEDEGVAKFEAAWGDLLDAVKVSLSGKGVEGE
- the tkt gene encoding transketolase, with protein sequence MSAQQSTQTPDRSPGGLEWNELDRRAVDTARLLAADAVQQVGNGHPGTAMSLAPAAYTIFQKVMRHDPADPEWTGRDRFVLSPGHTSLTLYTQLFLSGYELELDDLKAFRTHGSKTPGHPEYGHTAGVETTTGPLGQGVANAVGMAMAARYERGLFDPETPQGESPFDHTIWAIVSDGDLEEGISAEASSLAGHQKLGNLVFLYDDNHISIEGDTATAFSEDVLGRYEAYGWHVQRIEPTADGDIDVHALHTALRTARAETGRPSIIAMRTIIAWPAPNARNTEASHGSALGADEIAATKRMLGFDPERSFQVDADVLAHARAALDRGAEAHAVWDKRIAEWRTAQPERAKLFDRVVAGQLPEGWEAALPVFEPGTSVATRAASGKVLQALGGVLPELWGGSADLAGSNNTTIDKTSSFLPVGNPLPEADPYGRTVHFGIREHSMAAEMNGIALHGNTRIYGGTFLVFSDYMRNAVRLSALMQLPVTYVWTHDSIGLGEDGPTHQPVEHLASLRAIPGLNIVRPADANETTVAWAEILRRHATNPAPHGLALTRQGVPTYEVNAEAAKGGYVLREASAGTPDVVLVATGSEVHLAVEARELLEAEGVGTRVVSMPSVEWFEEQSAEYRQSVLPPSVKARVAVEAGIGLTWYRYVGDHGRIVSLEHFGASADAKTLFAEFGFTAENIAAAARESLAAARG
- a CDS encoding AraC family transcriptional regulator — its product is MADRTTQGGAGGEEAQDGIRTFPFPTDLSLSGVGMQIGAMGTGHTWHVDAPLERVHRIDFHVVMLFHEGPVRHMIDFAEYEVAAGDILWIRPGQVHRFSRTDRYRGTVLTMQPGFLPRATVEATGLYRYDLPPMLRPDPERLAALEHALAQLEREYVDTTTLPLSLHTAVLRHSLTAFLLRLSHLAASSAEADRERTDTTFTRFRDAVEKGFATNHSVSAYADALGYSRRTLVRAVRAATGQTPKGFIDKRVILEAKRLLAHTGMPIGRIGVAVGFPDSANFSKFFHQHTGTTPVVFRAELS
- a CDS encoding glycoside hydrolase family 16 protein; this translates as MREPSGTLVRRGPLRRSLVAVLGTLSLVAAAAAAATLPANASAPTPPSGWSQVFVDDFNGAAGTGVNTSNWQYDTGTSYPGGAANWGTGEVETMTSSTNNVALDGNGNLLITPRRDAAGNWTSGRIETTRTDFQPPAGGKLRVESRLQMPNVTGAAAKGYWPAFWALGAPYRGNYQNWPSVGELDIMENVQGLNTEWATMHCGTNPGGPCNETSGIGGNTPCAGTTCQAGFHTYAMEWDRSTSPEEIRFYLDGVNFHTVKANQVDAATWANATNHGYFVILNVAMGGGFPGAFGGGPDGGTVPGHPLVVDYVQVLQAGGSGTTPPPTGNRDAYSAIQAESYDSQSGTIAEATTDTGGGQDIGSVANGDWALYKGVNFGSSAARQFYARVASGAAGGVSGLVEVRLDSRTSTPVGSFAVGGTGGWQSWRTVPANITGVTGTHDVYLTFTSGQPADFVNVNWFDFGH